The Enterobacter asburiae genome window below encodes:
- a CDS encoding Cof-type HAD-IIB family hydrolase — MTVKVIVTDMDGTFLDDAKQYDRDRFQAQFDQLKARDVEFVVASGNQYYQLISFFPELKDRISFVAENGALVFDRGEQIFHGELTRHESQIVIGELLKDKGLNFVACGLESAWVSDQAPEEFVALMSKHYHRLKRISDYREIDDVLFKFSLNLPDSDIPNLVDKLHVSLDGIMKPVTSGFGFVDLIIPGLHKANGISRLLKRWKISPQECVAIGDSGNDAEMLKLVKYSFAMGNAAESIKEISRYGTDDNNHQGALNVIQAVLDNHSPFDL; from the coding sequence ATGACCGTTAAAGTTATCGTCACCGATATGGACGGAACTTTCCTTGATGATGCCAAGCAGTACGATCGTGACCGCTTCCAGGCACAGTTTGATCAGCTTAAAGCCCGCGACGTTGAATTCGTTGTCGCCAGCGGCAACCAGTATTACCAGCTCATCTCCTTCTTTCCGGAGCTGAAAGACAGGATCTCCTTCGTGGCGGAAAACGGCGCGCTGGTGTTCGATCGCGGCGAACAGATTTTCCACGGCGAGCTGACGCGTCATGAATCGCAGATCGTGATTGGCGAACTGCTGAAGGATAAAGGGCTGAACTTCGTGGCCTGCGGGCTGGAGAGCGCCTGGGTCAGCGACCAGGCTCCTGAAGAATTCGTGGCGCTGATGTCAAAGCACTATCACCGCTTAAAGCGCATCAGCGATTACCGCGAAATTGACGACGTGCTGTTTAAGTTCTCCCTGAACCTGCCGGACAGCGATATCCCTAATCTGGTGGATAAACTGCACGTCTCCCTGGACGGCATTATGAAGCCGGTCACCAGCGGCTTTGGTTTTGTCGATTTGATTATCCCCGGCCTGCACAAGGCCAACGGCATCAGTCGTCTGCTGAAACGCTGGAAAATCTCCCCGCAGGAGTGCGTGGCCATTGGCGACAGCGGCAACGATGCCGAGATGCTGAAGCTGGTGAAATATTCCTTTGCGATGGGCAACGCGGCAGAGAGCATCAAAGAAATCAGCCGCTACGGCACCGACGACAACAACCATCAGGGCGCGCTGAACGTCATTCAGGCCGTGCTCGACAACCATTCCCCGTTCGACCTCTGA
- a CDS encoding formate C-acetyltransferase/glycerol dehydratase family glycyl radical enzyme — protein sequence MTTLNLNTLSERIKAHKTALVHIVKPPVCTERAQHYTEMYQQHMDKPIPVRRALALAHHLAERTIWIKHDELIIGNQASEVRAAPIFPEYTVSWIEKEIDDLADRPGAGFAVSEENKRVLHEICPWWRGQTVQDRCYGMFTDEQKGLLETGIIKAEGNMTSGDAHLAVNFPLVLEKGLDGLRAKVAERRSRINLTVLEDLHGDQFLKAIDIVLEAVSLHIKRFADLAREMASTETRESRRDELLAMAENCDVIAHEPPKTFWQALQLCYFIQLILQIESNGHSVSFARMDQYLYPYYRRDVELNQSLDREHAIELLHSCWLKLLEVNKIRSGSHSKASAGSPLYQNVTIGGQKLVNGEPMDAVNPLSYAILESCGRLRSTQPNLSVRYHAGMSNDFLDACVQVIRCGFGMPAFNNDEIVIPEFIKLGVERDDAYDYAAIGCIETAVGGKWGYRCTGMSFINFARVMLAALEGGRDATSGKVFLPQEKALSAGNFDNFEEVMAAWDSQIRYYTRKSIEIEYVVDTMLEENVHDILCSALVDDCIERAKSIKQGGAKYDWVSGLQVGIANLGNSLAAVKKLVFEQGTIGQQQLAAALADDFDGLTHEQLRQRLINGAPKYGNDDDSVDMLLTRAYQTYIEELKQYHNPRYGRGPIGGNYYAGTSSISANVPFGAATMATPDGRKAHTPLAEGASPASGTDHLGPTAVIGSVGKLPTEAILGGVLLNQKLNPSTLENDSDRQKLMVLLRTFFEVHKGWHIQYNIVSRETLLEAKKHPDQYRDLVVRVAGYSAFFTALSPDAQDDIIARTEHTL from the coding sequence ATGACAACCCTGAATCTCAACACCCTCAGCGAGCGCATTAAGGCGCACAAAACGGCGCTGGTGCATATCGTCAAGCCGCCGGTCTGTACCGAGCGCGCGCAGCATTACACCGAAATGTACCAGCAGCACATGGACAAGCCGATCCCGGTACGCCGCGCCCTGGCGCTGGCGCATCACCTGGCGGAACGCACCATCTGGATCAAACACGACGAGCTGATTATCGGTAACCAGGCAAGCGAAGTGCGCGCCGCGCCGATTTTCCCGGAATACACCGTCTCCTGGATTGAGAAAGAGATCGACGATCTGGCGGACCGCCCGGGCGCGGGCTTTGCGGTGAGCGAAGAGAACAAGCGCGTGCTGCATGAAATCTGCCCGTGGTGGCGCGGCCAGACGGTGCAGGATCGCTGTTACGGCATGTTCACCGACGAGCAGAAAGGCCTGCTGGAAACCGGCATTATCAAAGCCGAAGGCAACATGACCTCCGGCGACGCGCACCTGGCGGTGAACTTCCCGCTGGTGCTGGAGAAAGGCCTCGACGGCCTGCGCGCCAAAGTGGCCGAGCGCCGCTCGCGCATCAACCTGACGGTGCTGGAAGACCTGCACGGCGACCAGTTCCTGAAGGCGATCGATATCGTGCTGGAAGCGGTGAGCCTGCACATCAAACGCTTTGCCGATCTGGCGCGTGAAATGGCGTCCACCGAGACCCGCGAAAGCCGCCGCGACGAGCTGCTGGCGATGGCGGAAAACTGCGACGTGATTGCCCACGAGCCGCCAAAAACCTTCTGGCAGGCGCTGCAGCTGTGCTACTTCATTCAGCTGATCCTGCAGATTGAGTCCAACGGCCACTCCGTCTCCTTCGCGCGTATGGACCAGTATCTCTATCCGTACTACCGCCGCGACGTGGAGCTGAACCAGAGCCTGGATCGCGAACACGCCATCGAGCTGCTGCACAGCTGCTGGCTGAAGCTGCTGGAAGTGAACAAGATCCGCTCCGGCTCGCACTCCAAGGCTTCCGCCGGTAGCCCGCTGTACCAGAACGTCACCATCGGCGGCCAGAAGCTGGTCAACGGTGAGCCGATGGACGCGGTAAACCCGCTCTCCTACGCGATTCTGGAATCCTGCGGTCGCCTGCGCTCCACCCAGCCGAACCTGAGCGTGCGTTACCACGCGGGGATGAGCAACGACTTCCTCGACGCCTGCGTGCAGGTGATCCGCTGCGGCTTCGGGATGCCCGCGTTCAACAACGATGAAATCGTCATTCCGGAATTCATCAAGCTCGGCGTTGAACGAGACGACGCCTACGACTACGCGGCCATCGGCTGTATCGAAACCGCGGTGGGCGGCAAGTGGGGCTACCGCTGCACAGGCATGAGCTTTATCAACTTCGCCCGCGTGATGCTGGCCGCGCTGGAAGGCGGGCGCGATGCCACCAGCGGCAAGGTGTTCCTGCCGCAGGAAAAAGCGCTCTCCGCCGGTAACTTCGACAACTTCGAGGAGGTGATGGCGGCGTGGGACAGCCAGATCCGCTACTACACCCGCAAATCCATCGAGATTGAGTACGTGGTGGACACCATGCTGGAAGAGAACGTCCACGATATTCTCTGCTCGGCGCTGGTGGACGACTGCATCGAGCGCGCGAAAAGCATCAAGCAGGGCGGCGCGAAGTACGACTGGGTCTCCGGCCTGCAGGTGGGCATCGCCAACCTCGGTAACAGCCTGGCGGCGGTGAAGAAGCTGGTGTTCGAGCAGGGCACTATTGGTCAACAGCAGCTGGCGGCGGCGCTGGCGGATGACTTCGACGGGCTGACCCACGAGCAGCTGCGCCAGCGTCTGATCAACGGCGCGCCGAAGTACGGCAACGACGACGACAGCGTGGACATGCTGCTGACGCGCGCCTATCAGACCTACATCGAAGAGCTGAAGCAGTACCACAACCCGCGCTACGGTCGCGGCCCGATTGGCGGTAACTACTACGCGGGCACCTCTTCCATCTCTGCAAACGTGCCGTTTGGTGCGGCAACGATGGCCACCCCGGACGGACGTAAGGCGCACACCCCGCTGGCGGAAGGGGCAAGCCCGGCCTCCGGTACGGACCACCTCGGCCCGACGGCGGTAATTGGCTCGGTGGGTAAACTGCCGACGGAAGCGATTCTCGGCGGCGTGCTGCTGAACCAGAAGCTGAACCCGTCGACGCTGGAAAACGACAGCGATCGCCAGAAGCTGATGGTGCTGCTGCGCACCTTCTTCGAGGTGCATAAGGGCTGGCATATACAGTACAACATCGTCTCGCGCGAAACGCTGCTGGAAGCGAAGAAACATCCTGACCAGTATCGCGATCTCGTGGTGCGCGTCGCGGGCTACTCGGCGTTCTTCACCGCCCTGTCGCCGGATGCGCAGGACGATATTATCGCCCGTACTGAGCATACGCTGTAA
- a CDS encoding glycyl-radical enzyme activating protein: protein MIFNIQRYSTHDGPGIRTVVFLKGCSLGCRWCQNPESRSRSRDVLFDARLCLDGCDLCQQAAPGCIERALNGLVIHREKLDDATLNALTDCCPTQALTVCGEEQQVEEIMATVLRDKPFYDRSGGGITLSGGEPFMNPELAHALFKASHEQGIHTAVETCLHVPWHYIEPSLPYVDLFLADLKHVDGDVFKQWTDGSAKRILDNLKRLAAAGKKITIRVPLIQSFNADEASITAITNFAADELGVEDIHFLPYHTLGMNKYTLLGQPYSAPDKPLDNPALLDFAQQYACQKGLTATLRG from the coding sequence ATGATCTTCAATATTCAGCGTTACTCTACCCACGATGGCCCCGGTATTCGAACCGTGGTGTTCCTGAAAGGCTGCTCGCTGGGCTGTCGCTGGTGCCAGAACCCGGAAAGCCGCTCCCGCAGCCGGGACGTGCTGTTTGACGCGCGCCTGTGCCTTGACGGCTGCGACCTGTGCCAGCAGGCGGCACCGGGCTGCATCGAACGCGCGCTGAACGGGCTGGTCATCCATCGTGAGAAGCTTGATGACGCCACGCTCAACGCCCTTACCGACTGCTGCCCGACGCAGGCGCTGACCGTCTGCGGTGAAGAACAGCAGGTCGAGGAGATCATGGCGACCGTACTGCGCGACAAACCCTTCTACGACCGCAGCGGCGGCGGGATCACCCTCTCCGGCGGCGAGCCGTTTATGAACCCTGAGCTGGCGCACGCCCTGTTTAAAGCCAGCCACGAACAGGGGATCCACACCGCCGTCGAAACCTGCCTTCACGTGCCGTGGCACTATATCGAGCCATCATTACCCTACGTCGATCTGTTCCTCGCCGACCTGAAGCACGTCGACGGTGACGTGTTCAAACAGTGGACGGACGGTTCGGCCAAGCGGATCCTGGATAACCTGAAACGCCTTGCCGCGGCCGGGAAAAAAATCACCATCCGCGTGCCGCTGATCCAGAGCTTTAACGCCGATGAAGCATCCATAACCGCCATTACCAACTTCGCCGCCGACGAGCTCGGCGTCGAGGATATTCATTTTCTGCCGTATCACACGCTGGGCATGAACAAATACACCCTGCTCGGCCAACCTTACTCTGCCCCTGACAAACCGCTGGATAACCCTGCCCTGCTGGACTTCGCGCAGCAGTACGCCTGCCAGAAAGGGTTAACCGCGACCTTACGAGGATAA
- the fsa gene encoding fructose-6-phosphate aldolase, which yields MELYLDTSDVAAVKKLARIFPLAGVTTNPSIVAAGKTPLDELLPELHDALGGKGRLFAQVMATTAEGMVEDARKLRAIINDLVVKVPVTAEGLAAIKMLKAEGIPTLGTAVYGAAQGMLSALAGAEYVAPYVNRVDAQGGDGIQTVVELQQLLTLHAPQSKVLAASFKTPRQALDCLLAGCESITLPLDVAQQFITAPAVDAAIVKFEQDWQGAFGRTSI from the coding sequence ATGGAACTTTATCTCGACACATCTGACGTTGCGGCAGTCAAAAAGCTGGCGCGTATCTTCCCGCTGGCGGGCGTGACCACCAACCCAAGCATTGTGGCGGCAGGTAAAACGCCGCTGGACGAGCTGCTGCCGGAGCTGCACGACGCGCTGGGCGGCAAAGGCCGTCTTTTCGCTCAGGTGATGGCGACCACCGCCGAAGGGATGGTGGAGGACGCGCGCAAGCTGCGCGCCATCATTAACGACCTGGTGGTAAAAGTGCCGGTGACCGCAGAAGGGCTGGCGGCGATCAAAATGCTGAAAGCCGAAGGGATCCCGACGCTGGGCACGGCGGTGTACGGCGCCGCGCAGGGGATGCTCTCCGCGCTGGCGGGGGCAGAGTATGTGGCCCCTTATGTTAACCGCGTGGACGCGCAGGGCGGGGACGGGATCCAAACTGTTGTGGAATTACAGCAACTGCTGACGCTGCACGCTCCGCAGTCAAAGGTGCTGGCCGCGAGCTTTAAAACGCCGCGTCAGGCGCTGGACTGCCTGCTGGCAGGGTGCGAGTCCATCACGCTGCCGCTGGACGTGGCGCAGCAGTTTATTACCGCTCCGGCCGTGGATGCGGCGATCGTGAAGTTTGAGCAGGACTGGCAGGGGGCGTTTGGACGGACGTCGATTTGA
- the moeB gene encoding molybdopterin-synthase adenylyltransferase MoeB, with protein MTVELSDPEMMRYNRQIVLRGFDFEGQEALKAASVLVVGLGGLGCAAAQYLAAAGVGRMTLLDFDTVSVSNLQRQTLHSDATVGQPKVDSARSALARINPNVQFTLVDAMLDDDALSAQIAQHDLVLDCTDNVAVRNQLNAGCFAHKIPLVSGAAIRMEGQISVFTYAEGEPCYRCLSRLFGENALTCVEAGVMAPLVGVIGSLQAMEAIKVLAHYGTPAAGKIVMYDAMTCQFREMNLMRNPGCEVCGG; from the coding sequence ATGACGGTGGAGCTGAGCGACCCGGAGATGATGCGCTACAACCGCCAGATTGTGCTGCGCGGTTTTGACTTCGAGGGCCAGGAAGCGCTTAAAGCAGCAAGCGTGCTGGTTGTCGGTCTGGGCGGTCTGGGCTGCGCCGCCGCGCAGTATCTTGCGGCGGCGGGCGTGGGCAGGATGACGCTGCTGGATTTCGATACCGTATCGGTGTCCAACCTGCAGCGCCAGACGCTGCACAGCGACGCGACGGTTGGACAGCCTAAAGTGGACTCCGCCCGCTCGGCGCTGGCGCGCATCAACCCCAACGTTCAGTTCACCCTGGTTGACGCGATGCTGGATGACGACGCGCTGTCGGCGCAGATTGCGCAGCACGACCTGGTGCTCGACTGCACCGATAACGTCGCCGTCCGTAACCAGCTTAACGCGGGCTGTTTTGCCCACAAAATCCCGCTGGTCTCCGGCGCGGCGATCCGCATGGAGGGGCAAATCAGCGTCTTCACGTACGCGGAAGGCGAACCCTGCTACCGCTGCCTGAGCCGTCTGTTCGGCGAGAACGCCCTGACCTGCGTTGAGGCGGGCGTGATGGCGCCGCTTGTCGGCGTGATTGGCTCCCTGCAGGCGATGGAAGCGATCAAAGTCCTGGCGCACTACGGCACGCCTGCCGCGGGGAAAATCGTGATGTATGACGCGATGACCTGCCAGTTCCGCGAGATGAATCTGATGCGTAACCCGGGGTGTGAGGTTTGCGGAGGTTAA
- the moeA gene encoding molybdopterin molybdotransferase MoeA, with product MDFTAGLMPLETALTQMLDRISPLHDVETVPLVRCFGRIAARDIVSPLNVPGFDNSAMDGYAVRLADLQTGNALPVAGKAFAGQPFSGEWPAGTCVRIMTGAPVPAGCDAVVMQEETAQTDDGVRFTANVKAGQNIRRTGEDITLGATVFAAGQKLTAGELPVLASLGVAEIDVIRKVRVAVFSTGDELQLPGQPLQEGQIYDTNRLAVHLMLEQLGCEVINLGIIPDDPEKLRAAFIEADNAADVVISSGGVSVGEADYTKTILEELGEIAFWKLAIKPGKPFAFGKLQHSWFCGLPGNPVSAALTFYQLAIPLLAKLSGNSASPLPERQRVRAATRLKKSPGRLDFQRGILARNADGELEVSTTGHQGSHIFSSFSQGNCFIVLERERGNVEAGEWVEIERFNHLFGG from the coding sequence ATGGATTTTACCGCCGGACTGATGCCGCTTGAGACGGCACTCACGCAGATGCTTGACCGAATTTCCCCGCTGCATGACGTTGAGACGGTGCCCCTCGTGCGCTGTTTTGGCCGTATTGCCGCGCGCGATATCGTCTCTCCGCTTAACGTGCCGGGGTTTGATAATTCCGCGATGGACGGTTACGCGGTACGCCTGGCGGATCTCCAGACAGGGAACGCCCTGCCGGTGGCGGGTAAAGCCTTTGCGGGTCAGCCGTTTAGCGGTGAATGGCCTGCGGGCACCTGCGTGCGCATCATGACCGGCGCGCCGGTTCCGGCCGGCTGCGACGCCGTGGTGATGCAGGAAGAGACCGCACAGACCGACGACGGCGTGCGTTTTACCGCGAACGTTAAAGCGGGCCAGAACATCCGCCGCACGGGTGAAGATATCACCCTTGGCGCAACGGTCTTTGCCGCCGGACAGAAGCTGACGGCAGGTGAACTGCCGGTGCTGGCCTCGCTTGGCGTTGCTGAAATCGACGTTATCCGTAAAGTGCGCGTCGCCGTTTTCTCCACCGGCGACGAGCTGCAGCTTCCGGGCCAGCCGCTGCAGGAGGGCCAGATTTACGACACCAACCGCCTGGCGGTACACCTGATGCTGGAGCAGCTGGGCTGCGAGGTGATTAACCTCGGTATTATTCCTGACGATCCGGAAAAACTGCGCGCCGCGTTTATCGAGGCGGATAACGCCGCCGACGTGGTCATCAGCTCCGGCGGCGTCTCAGTGGGCGAAGCGGATTACACCAAAACCATCCTTGAAGAACTGGGCGAGATCGCCTTCTGGAAGCTGGCCATCAAGCCGGGCAAACCGTTCGCGTTTGGCAAGCTGCAACACAGCTGGTTCTGTGGCCTGCCGGGTAATCCGGTCTCGGCGGCACTCACCTTCTACCAGCTGGCGATCCCGCTGCTGGCGAAGCTTTCCGGCAACAGCGCCAGCCCGCTGCCTGAACGCCAGCGCGTGCGCGCCGCCACGCGCCTGAAAAAATCACCGGGCCGTCTCGATTTCCAGCGCGGCATTCTGGCGCGCAACGCGGACGGCGAGCTCGAAGTGAGCACCACCGGCCATCAGGGCTCGCACATTTTCAGCTCCTTTAGCCAGGGCAACTGCTTTATCGTCCTGGAGCGCGAGCGCGGCAATGTGGAAGCAGGCGAGTGGGTTGAGATAGAGCGCTTTAACCACCTGTTCGGAGGCTGA
- the iaaA gene encoding beta-aspartyl-peptidase has translation MVNAVIAIHGGAGAITRAQLSPEQEKRYIDALYAIVETGQKMLEAGESALDVVTEAVRLLEECPLFNAGIGSVFTRDETHELDACVMDGVTLKAGAVAGVSHLRNPVLAARLVMEASPHVLLTGAGAEAFAFEHGMEPVSSDLFSTEERYQQLLEARSAGMMQLDHSAPLDETTKMGTVGAVALDKAGNLAAATSTGGMTNKLPGRVGDSPLPGAGCYANNATAAVSCTGTGEVFIRALAAYDITALMDYGGLSLSEACERVVMEKLPALGGVGGLIAVDREGNVALPFNSEGMYRAWGYAGDEPSTGIYRE, from the coding sequence ATGGTTAATGCGGTAATCGCAATTCATGGTGGCGCCGGGGCAATCACCCGAGCACAGCTCAGTCCCGAGCAGGAAAAGCGCTATATCGACGCGCTGTACGCCATTGTGGAAACGGGCCAGAAAATGCTGGAAGCGGGCGAAAGCGCGCTGGATGTGGTCACCGAGGCGGTACGCCTGCTGGAAGAGTGCCCGTTATTTAATGCGGGGATCGGTTCGGTCTTTACCCGGGATGAAACGCACGAGCTGGATGCCTGCGTGATGGATGGCGTCACCCTGAAAGCGGGCGCCGTGGCGGGCGTGAGTCATCTGCGCAATCCGGTGCTGGCCGCGCGTCTGGTGATGGAAGCGAGTCCGCACGTGCTGCTGACGGGGGCCGGGGCAGAGGCGTTTGCCTTCGAGCACGGAATGGAACCGGTATCGTCGGATCTGTTTTCCACCGAGGAGCGCTATCAGCAGCTGCTGGAAGCCCGTTCGGCGGGCATGATGCAGCTTGACCACAGTGCGCCGCTCGATGAAACCACCAAAATGGGCACGGTCGGCGCGGTGGCGCTGGATAAGGCCGGAAACCTCGCGGCGGCGACCTCCACGGGCGGGATGACCAACAAGCTGCCCGGGCGCGTCGGCGATAGCCCGCTGCCGGGCGCCGGCTGCTATGCCAATAACGCGACGGCGGCGGTGTCGTGTACCGGAACCGGTGAAGTGTTTATCCGCGCCCTCGCGGCCTACGACATCACCGCGCTGATGGATTACGGCGGTTTAAGCCTCAGCGAAGCCTGCGAGCGCGTGGTGATGGAGAAACTGCCTGCGCTTGGCGGCGTCGGCGGACTCATTGCGGTGGATCGTGAGGGCAACGTGGCGTTGCCGTTCAACAGCGAAGGCATGTATCGCGCCTGGGGCTATGCCGGTGATGAACCGAGCACGGGCATCTATCGTGAATAA
- the gsiA gene encoding glutathione ABC transporter ATP-binding protein GsiA: MPHSEELDNREVLAVHQLNIAFQEERQFIPAVQNLSFTLRRGETLAIVGESGSGKSVSALALMRLLEQTGGQISSEKMLLRRRNRQVIDLNELSGSQMQGVRGADIAMIFQEPMTSLNPVFPVGEQIAESIRLHQGLSGDEALSEARRMLELVRIPEAQAILGRYPHQLSGGMRQRVMIAMALSCRPAVLIADEPTTALDVTIQAQILQLIKVLQQEMEMGVIFITHDMGVVADIADRVLVMHKGSAVETGPVEQIFHAPVHPYTKALLAAVPRLGAMNGSDLPRRFPLISLEASEQQEDEREQDTVVPGKPILEVRDLVTRFPLRSGVLNRVKREVHAVENVSFDLWPGETLALVGESGCGKSTTGRALLRLVESQEGSITFNGERIDTLPDSRLQAVRRDIQFIFQDPYASLDPRHTVGYSIMEPLRVHNLLDGEAAQRRVAWLLERVGLKPEHAWRYPHEFSGGQRQRICIARALALNPKVVIADESVSALDVSIRAQIINLLLDLQRDMGIAFLFISHDMAVVERISHRVAVMFMGQIVEIGPRRAVFENPQHPYTRKLIAAVPVADPAHRHGQRVLLQDEMPSNIHKRGEAVERVTLREVGPGHFVAPPRQDNAFSRL, translated from the coding sequence GTGCCGCACAGTGAAGAACTGGACAACCGCGAAGTGCTGGCTGTCCATCAGCTCAATATTGCGTTTCAGGAAGAGCGGCAGTTCATCCCCGCAGTACAGAATTTATCGTTCACGCTCAGGCGCGGCGAGACGCTGGCGATTGTTGGCGAGTCCGGCTCCGGTAAATCGGTCAGCGCGCTGGCGCTGATGCGCCTGCTGGAACAGACGGGCGGGCAAATCAGCAGCGAGAAAATGCTTCTGCGCCGCCGCAACCGTCAGGTCATCGATTTAAATGAGCTGAGCGGTTCGCAGATGCAGGGCGTGCGCGGGGCGGATATTGCGATGATCTTCCAGGAGCCGATGACCTCCCTGAACCCGGTTTTCCCGGTCGGGGAACAAATCGCCGAGTCCATCCGCCTGCATCAGGGGCTGAGCGGCGATGAAGCGCTCAGCGAGGCCCGACGGATGCTGGAGCTGGTGCGCATTCCGGAGGCGCAGGCCATTCTGGGTCGCTACCCGCATCAGCTTTCCGGCGGCATGCGCCAGCGCGTGATGATTGCCATGGCGCTCTCCTGCCGTCCGGCGGTGCTGATTGCCGACGAGCCGACGACGGCGCTGGACGTGACGATTCAGGCGCAGATCCTGCAGCTCATCAAAGTGCTGCAGCAGGAGATGGAGATGGGGGTGATTTTTATCACCCACGATATGGGCGTGGTCGCCGATATCGCCGATCGGGTGCTGGTGATGCACAAGGGCAGCGCGGTGGAAACCGGTCCGGTTGAGCAGATTTTTCACGCGCCCGTGCATCCTTACACCAAAGCGCTGCTGGCGGCGGTTCCGCGCCTGGGGGCGATGAACGGCAGCGATTTGCCGCGCCGTTTCCCCCTGATTTCTCTCGAGGCGTCTGAGCAGCAGGAGGATGAGCGCGAGCAGGACACCGTGGTGCCGGGTAAGCCCATTCTGGAAGTGCGCGATCTGGTCACCCGTTTTCCGCTGCGCAGCGGCGTATTGAACCGCGTTAAGCGCGAAGTGCACGCGGTGGAAAACGTCAGTTTCGATCTCTGGCCGGGCGAAACGCTGGCGCTGGTGGGGGAGTCCGGCTGCGGTAAATCCACCACCGGGCGCGCGTTGCTCCGTCTGGTGGAGTCACAGGAAGGCAGCATTACCTTTAACGGTGAGCGCATTGATACCCTTCCGGACAGCAGGCTGCAGGCGGTGCGGCGGGATATTCAGTTTATTTTCCAGGATCCGTATGCCTCCCTCGATCCGCGCCATACGGTGGGGTATTCGATCATGGAGCCGCTGCGGGTGCATAACCTGCTCGACGGCGAAGCGGCACAGCGTCGCGTGGCCTGGCTGCTGGAGCGCGTTGGCCTGAAGCCGGAGCACGCCTGGCGTTATCCGCACGAGTTTTCCGGTGGACAGCGGCAGCGTATCTGCATCGCCCGCGCGCTGGCGCTAAACCCGAAAGTGGTGATTGCCGATGAGTCCGTTTCGGCGCTGGATGTCTCTATTCGGGCGCAAATCATCAACTTACTGCTGGATTTACAGCGGGATATGGGCATCGCCTTCCTGTTTATCTCGCACGATATGGCCGTGGTCGAGCGCATCAGCCATCGCGTGGCAGTGATGTTTATGGGGCAGATCGTGGAGATTGGGCCGCGAAGGGCGGTGTTTGAAAACCCGCAGCACCCGTACACCCGCAAGCTTATCGCGGCGGTACCGGTTGCCGATCCCGCGCATCGTCACGGCCAGCGCGTGCTGCTGCAGGATGAAATGCCGAGCAATATTCATAAACGCGGCGAGGCCGTGGAGCGCGTGACGCTGCGCGAGGTCGGGCCGGGTCATTTCGTGGCTCCCCCGCGTCAGGACAACGCTTTTTCGCGGTTATAA